TAGTTTAGAGTGTAAAGCTAGGCATCTACGCGATATTGGACAACATCATAACCAAGAAGAGAGTTCAAATGTTTATAACGAGACTGATGAATGTCAGAAAAACGAACGAGACAATTTAATATACACTGATAGCAATTATACATACAAAGAGCATCCAACGATAGCAGCGCTTACAGCGGAACAAGTAAAACAGCTACGGGATAAAATGGAAATCAAGGTGAAAGGTGAACATGTTGTTTCACCTGTACTGGAGTTCTTCCACTGTTCGTTTAATGAAAGTCTCAGTAAAAACTTATCAAATCATGGGTATCATTCACCGACTCCCATTCAAATGCAAGTACTCCCTGTACTCTTAAGTGGCCGTGATGTCATGGTTTGTGCCAGCACTGGGTCTGGTAAGACAGcatcctttttgttaccaatgatatcaagaattCACCACATCACAGGTTAGTTAAAGAAAAGtagtgtctttttttttactttactaCCCATGATATCAAGAATACAGAAAGTAATGTTCTTTTTGTTGCCTACTCTATGATAGCAATAATTCGTCACATCACTGGTTAGTCACCGAAAGATTTAAGCACCTACCTCaatcatacctgtcaaccccaGAATATCTtgggcttgagaatttttatGGGAGGTTGGGGGGATATACCCTTGAATTCATTTGCCGTGCTGACAGCTCACCTGCAGAATTCACTTATAGATCTTGTGCTTACGCAAGGGAATGTTTCAAAATGTCAATTTTCTATTGAATAATTTTTTGGGGAAAAGAAAAGTGTTTTGGTGGTACTTGTTTAAAATTTTCTGCTTTTTGATATTTTACACTTTTCGATGTCTATGACTCTATACTATTTATACTGGGCACTGGTAAAGAAAATAGTCACAAGACACTGTTTTAATCTTTGTGGTTCTTTTTCCCAGGGAAGTTGTTACCAAGTAGTCCTGAAGTAAGATTTATCTATGGATTGATTCTTGCTCCAACAAGGGAATTATGCATGCAGATTGAGAAGCAAACCAAGGAATTTGTACACGGCATGACAAACATGAGAACTGCTCTTTTAATTGGTGGTGTTCCTGTACCCCCCCAGCTCCATAGATTAAAGGTGTGTTATAAAAGAAACAGTGTAGTTAGTAGTAAATTTCCATTGACTAGTTATTCCTATTCCTTACCTTCCATTCACAATATGAACACACCACAGGGCTTTCattaactttcagagtaggcggttgagattgataagtagggggtggaagtcattttatctttttagttcaaataaaacttaagtcGACTTTAAAAATAGTAGCTGGCCCTCGGTGGAAAGGAGCTGGCGTTTCTGCCGGCTGCTGGAGCCTAATTAAACCCTTGCACCATTCACCACATGACCACAGGAACCAGGACCTTCACACATTACTGTGAGTCGACTTTAAACATGCTTTACACATGCTTTACACATCTGCTTTACACATGCTTTACACATGCTTTACACATGCTTTACACATATTGTGAGTCTGGACTGTATAACATGCATACACATACAGTACACAATCTGCAAAGGGAATTGTTTAAAAGATGCATTCAGTCCATACTGCACAGTTCTTCTATATGATAATCAACCTTAATCTGATTTTCTAGATGGGTGTGCAAGTTATTGTGGCAACTCCAGGTAGAATGGTTGAGATAATATCTCGTCAGGCTGTTGACCTGACACATGTCATTGGATGCGTGGTGGATGAGGTGGACACAATGCTTCAACTGGGATTTGAACAGCAGGTATGTCTGATTGCCTAGATTTACAGTACCTTCAACCCCAAGTCAGTAATACAGCTGTAGTATTCCCCCTATAATGATTGCACTTATACCAGTGACATACAGTACATGTCTTGTCAAGGCTGAACCACACCTCCTCTCCCCTAGGACAGACCAATAAGTACACTTCTGGCATATGCCCAGTTAAGGTCTAAGGGAAAGTTCTGTGTTTGAACAGGATGCACCAGATGAAGGGACCACAATTTTGCAGTCATCAAACCTCTATAGATTTTTATAAATACATAGCAAGAGTAGATACCcaattattcatgtgctaTAAAAAAGAAGGGATCGATGATTGTTTTTGGCACTCAGCCTTTGTCTTTATATAAAGTACTCATGATATTGCCATTTTTTAGGTTCAGCAAATCTTAGAAAGACTAAGTAATAGGAGACAGACCATGCTGTTTTCAGCTACAATCCCTCCCTCCATCGAGGCCATGGCATCTCGATTGCTGAATGCTCCAGTGTTCATATCAGCTGGTTCTCCAAGTTTGCCTACCAAAGCAGTGAAGCAGCTTATTCTCTGGGTTGAAGAAAAGTCCAAGAAAAAACAGCTGTTTTCCATTCTAAAGGACTCCAGGCATTTTAATCCCCCTGCTGTAGTCTTTGTGGAGTCCAAACTTGGTGCTGACATGTTAGCTGAAGCTGTATCCAAGGTACCATACTGTACAGTATATTGCATTTGGCATGTAGTACCTAGTTATTATCATCTCAATTTGTTATTACCTTTATCTGATGATAAAATTAAATGTAATAATAGTATTTATACAGTGATTTTATGCAGTATCAGCCATGCTCTAAATGCTTCACATTCACATCTTGATACTGCACATATTAAGAATGGCCCAAAGAGCTGAGAAACACAAGCTGCTAGTCAGCCCACAAATTCAGTgccaagaaacaaaaatacacTCTCCACGTCTCAACCAGGAATCAAACCCATTTCAGTAATAGGCCCCATACCCTGCTTGCTAACCCACCGGGCCACCTGAGGTTAGAGACCCAATAACCTGACGTGCTAACCCACTGGGCCACCTGAGGTTAGAGGCCCAATAACCTGAcctgctaacacactgggccacctgagGTTAGAGGCCCAATAACCTGATGTGCTAACCCACTGGGCCACCTGAGGTTAGAGGCCCAATAACCTGAcctgctaacacactgggccacctgagGTTAGAGGCCCAATAACCTGAcgtgctaacacactgggccacctgagGTTAGAGGCCCAATAACCTGAcctgctaacacactgggcaaCCTGAGGTTAGAGGCCCAATAACCTGAtgtgctaacacactgggccacctgtgatGAGAGGCCCAATAACCTGATGTTCTAGCaaactgggccacctgtggtgagagccCTCATACCCTGATGCAGTAAccctttgggctgcctgtggtgaGAGGTCCTTTACCCTGACATGCTagcacactgggccacctgtggtggtAGGCCCCATACCGTGATGCAATAAACcattg
The sequence above is a segment of the Nematostella vectensis chromosome 2, jaNemVect1.1, whole genome shotgun sequence genome. Coding sequences within it:
- the LOC5521168 gene encoding probable ATP-dependent RNA helicase DDX59, which encodes MAAFIPRVVQRKPGKSKPNIATTKTRKGPQVSSSENRVQMVDLRSGKDNVDKEVEEPKCEPGHGRREDDDDDVDEEVVSFSKNQRWPEYGEPVCVVCGRYGAYVCDQTEQDICSLECKARHLRDIGQHHNQEESSNVYNETDECQKNERDNLIYTDSNYTYKEHPTIAALTAEQVKQLRDKMEIKVKGEHVVSPVLEFFHCSFNESLSKNLSNHGYHSPTPIQMQVLPVLLSGRDVMVCASTGSGKTASFLLPMISRIHHITGKLLPSSPEVRFIYGLILAPTRELCMQIEKQTKEFVHGMTNMRTALLIGGVPVPPQLHRLKMGVQVIVATPGRMVEIISRQAVDLTHVIGCVVDEVDTMLQLGFEQQVQQILERLSNRRQTMLFSATIPPSIEAMASRLLNAPVFISAGSPSLPTKAVKQLILWVEEKSKKKQLFSILKDSRHFNPPAVVFVESKLGADMLAEAVSKVCHIKCLSMHGDKPQAERAQILQDFLAGECPLVVSTAVLGRGVDLLNIRQVINFDMPPTYEEYVHQIGRAGRLGATGWSISFINNASKGLFLQLINKLQPMGVKLPDELTRSAHVLDERCRASNSRKRAEKDEIVNQSNLMDLIVKRKKNK